The window AATTCAAATTTCCCTGCATCACAAGCATATCCTGCTCCAGTGCAACCTGCTCTGCCTCAGCATCCTGTTGCTTATTCAAATGGGGTTTCATCCAATGCCATCGTACCTTACTATGGTAATACATTACTCTCCCAGGCCTGCTGATATGATATCTTGTGTGTATGTAattgatttgtttttcttgtggGGGTGCACGCGAGCGCGAGATGGGGAGGGGATATGATTTAAAATGCATtggtaatatattttattcttttaGATAAAAGCATAAGACAACACAAATCTTTCACATTAAACAAGAATAAATGGTTATTATTTCCTGTGAAACTTATGAATATCCTGTTACATGTTACTGTCTTCCTATGGGCTAGATTGCTTGCAGTCCTTATTGTGCAGTTGTAGTACCAACTCTCCCTATGGGCTAGATTGCTTGCAGTCCTTATTGTGCAGTTGTAGTACCAACTGCACCTGATCTCAATTTGTTATCATGTGGTGCTAGTGCAACTGCTTAAGTTGCAGTTACACTAGCAACTGCACCggatcccaatcccaatccgGGCATTTCACAATCTCTTGTTGACTGGTGCAGATGATCAAAATGGAGGccttccaccaccaccatgggAGATTCAGCAATCCATGGACAACCCACCCCAACCCACCCAACTTGGCCAGATGCCACTGCAACCAGGGCAACCAGTAGGGATGCACCCCCAATCACCACATTCTGGTCAGTTTGGCCAAGGATCATTCATGTCACCACAACAAATGGCAAATGGTCAGCTAGGAGGAACACAGCCGCGACAATCACCACAACCGCAGTCCGCACCGAATCTCCAATACGGAGGGATGATGATGTACCCCAATTCGATGCAAGTCAATCAGGGAGCTGGAATGTACTCCCAACCGATGTTTGGGGGACAGTTCTATGGCATGAGCCATCATCATCAGATGTATGCTGTTCAGATGGCTGGCTATGGATTTGGCCAGCAACCTGGAGCTTACTACATCCCGAATGCGGCGTATGCTTATGTTAGCGCGAATGAGCTTACCCAGAGGATGAATGCGGTTTCGGTTCAGGAAGGTAATTCACATGGTGGAGCAATGGCATCCAGGCCTGAAGATTCACTCTTTGGTGATCTTGTCAGCATTGCCAAGATGAAACAGAACAAACCTGCAGCTGGCAAGGTTGGTGGCTTGTAAGGATGAGTGATTGAGTGACTAGATTCATATTTTCTGGTCATTTGCAGCTGCAAAAACTTTTCCTGGCAGTACATAATTTTTTCTAGTTTTGCAGAAAGATAATACATAATCCTTATCCTTATTGCCACTTTTTGTGCGACGCAAGAAGGCATACTACCCTATTGATGTAATTTCAGTTTAGGCAGGATTGTAGGGATATAAATTGGAAAGTAGGTTGAGCCTTGAGATGCTTCTGGTGCCTCATGGCAAGGTTGTTTATGTATAAATTCTGAAGTCATGTCATAATCATAGCAGTTTCATCAATAATATCCTTATGTATAAATGTCTGATAACAGGTTTACAGCAACCTTAAAGCGTTCTTATTTACCCCCGTCATTTTTTTATCCTCATTTTCTGCCATGTCTGTGGTGCATATATCAATATTTGCATATTAAGCACGAATCCAGGACTAGATTATCTTGTACTTTTCTGGTGTTCTCCTGAGAGATGCACGGCaaggtgggtttttttttttccaactcaGGTCAGGTTACACCATTCTGCACTTGTGCGATGAACCAGAAAATGCTGAGCCTCACTCCAGTGCTTTCTACTCATAGTAGAAAACGATCTGAACCATTGATCTAATTTGATTGAATGGTTCAGATATATTTCTACTACCATCTCATCTTATGGTAGTAGAAGCGTGGGTGGgcaaatttgttaaaaaaaaactatgtgcGGAGGGTAAACTCGTCTTCTAATAGTTACTAAACCTAACAGCGTACATGATCACGACACCGCCGCTCGCGTGCGCGCGCTCCTCTCTACGTGCAGCCggacgccgctgccgcatgtgtCTCTCCCCATCAGAGGCTACGCAGCAGGGCCTAGCATCTCAGTGAAGCAGGATACTTTTGCCATAGGCCGTGAAGGCCCCACGGTGCACACATGAAAAACCTGAGTTGGATGGATCATTGTTGCAAACGTCTTCGATCGAATCAAATGCATGTCTATTAAATTTAACTACTACTAATATATGAGTGTTCGATTGGAATGGTCAAAGGTAGATCTACTGAATATCTGAATCTGACGATGAATGGCTCGGGCCGTGCCTTTCACTCTCCGGGGGTGTTTGTGTTGATGGAGATGGCACTGCTGGCTAGATGGGTTAGCAGCTTGCGTACACTGCTCTCTGTTGCCTTTACAGGATTTTTTTGTGCTCAAGCTGTTTCTGGGACAACTAAATTCTTTATGTAACTTTCTTGACACACCATTAATCAAATGGTAATAAGGTAGAGTCTcgcgtcaaaaaaaaatcatcaacaaagcGCAATCAAGAGTTATATGAAACAAAATTCAAACATggatgatttatatttctatcATATTGTTTCATTTATGGCACAAATAGATCCACGTAACATTTGAAAAGCAGCAGGCATTAACCTTTAAACACGCAGAACTGCAACGAAAATGGCACAATACCAAGAGCTTAACTGCTACTCTGCAATGGTGTCTCGCTGCGGCACACACTAGTTACATACATCATCACCAACAGCAGAATTCATGAAACATCAAGCACTACAATTTTTCGTCACCAACTGCACAAGTAAGCACCAGCAGTGCCAGGATTTTTCGTCACCAACAGTATAATTcagtagcagcaacagcagtATTTTCCAGAAGCAAACTCTAGCCGGAATGGATCCAAGCGAGTCTCCGCCGCACGCGGAGGGGCCGGGATCATCGTCGGAGTGGCCTCCGAATTGAACTGCGCACCGCTGCCCCGATTGGATGCACGCGGAACGGCGGAAGGCCACGCGCAGCCGACGCTGGAATGGATCGGTTCCATCGCCGCGATAAGTAACATGCGAGATGCAGTGCCTGCGTCGGGCCCCTGATGCGATCAAGCGACCGAGACACAGAAATCAGCCCCAGCCAAAATTACCCCTAATCTGTATTAGAAGATTACTAATCTACCCTTTAAAATAAACGGTCAGGATTAATTCTACTCGTAGTATAATACTAcgagtagaaagcaccggagcgTCGCCCTTTCTGTGGGGGCAAAAAGAAGAATCTAGcttatcagattttttttattttgcattttttttatttcgggaGAGAAATTTCTCcttttccaagaaaaaaaatttagtactTGGATAGACGGAGTAGATGGAAACAGATAGAAAATTCATCGCAGCAGCAACACatgctggatttttcacattttaatCCTTTTGAAAAGCTTATCCTACAAATAAACCCCTAAAAAACTTAATAAATGATCCTTTTCACGGCGCCAATATCGTTGGCGTCGTGGTCCAACATGACGGCGCCAATGACGTTGGCGCCATCCCCTCTACCCCTGGGTGAAAGTTAGGTCACAAATGTGAAGGGGGACGGCGCCAACGACATTGGCGCTGAGGactaatttgtaattttttttaaaaaggaccTATTTGTAATAAAATAAGGAcccatttgtaaaaaaaattataaataggTCCTCAACACAAGGGTCATTGCCACTAAGgacctatttgtaaatattttttatttgctaaTTGGTCATCGTCCCCTTTCACATTTGTAACTTAACTTTCATCGGGGGGCTAGGGGGACGGCGCCAACGTCATTGGCACTTTCACCGGGGGGCTAGGAGGATAGCGCCAACGTCATTGGCGCCATCATGTTGGACCACGGCGCCAAGACATTGGTGCTGTGAAAAAGATCATTtctagaataagtttttttaggggtctatttgtataataagttttctaaaagaatcaaaatgtgaaaaatccagcaaCACATGCTATGCTGTAACATGAAGGCACGCCCTTTCGGCAACATTGCTCGTAATTGCCACGACGGACAAAATCATTCGTCATGCAATCTACATTATACATTATACTAGTGTTATGTTGTCACCGTTGTATCTGGTATTTCGGTTTAAGATGGAAACCAAGTCatgggactaaaaatgaacttatttcctTAGATTTTCGGCCCACCTGACGGCCACGGCTTAAATCGCCCCCACATCTTTCCCGTCAAGAACCAGAGGAAGAACaaggccgccggcgtcgtcggcggcggcggaggcgcggcgacACTTCACCAACCTCGTCGCGCGGCCTCCACCACCGGCTGCAGGCTCCGCCGTGCGGGACggggttgcggcggcggcggaggcgttcACTCAGGAAGGAGTCAGATAGCGGCAAAAATTCTTCCCCCTATTTCTTATTCCTCCTGGAATTTCTCGATTCTGATTGGCATCAATTGCTGCTGCTTTACTTAGTTTTAAACTTCAAACTCAAATTACAACTTCCTCGTCAGCACGCTTTCTGTTTtgcatataaataaataaataaataaaataaaaaataaatcagtctatttttaaatttataatggttaatacataattaatcGTGCGCTAATTAACTGTTTCATTTTACGTTCTGCTAATATGCTATCCAATATGGAGTTTAAAATAGGCCCTCAGACAGATGAAATGGAGATGGTGAATTTGTGACAAAATGGGTTCAGACCTTAGGCGGCCATGCACAACACAGTGACTAGTGGTGTGGTGTGGAAAGGGCTGAAATGTAATAAACATATGGCAGTGGCATCTTTTTTCTTGAGGCCACTCCATTTAGGGGCTTCTGTTATTGCCCATGCTCTTATATAGAACAACATAAACCCTTCCCTTTTTCAAGTTCGTTGCTTTTTTAACAATTTCATGAAGGAATTGTTTGTAGGTGCTAATTTAAATGATCCTAACACAAGTGAGAACAACCCAGAGCCGCCAATGCCTCTGGAGGTTTTCAAAACCCGGTGTTCAATGTTCACTTGTTCAGGGTAGAGTGTAAAAAAGGTACAAGTTCAGAGTTCTAACTTCATGCACATAACAGTACACACAATGCCTTATTGAATGATTAAATTGGATATAACGCAAAGGACCGGAAGACCAAATGCATATTTGTATAGCCATATATAGTAGCTGAATGTTGAGCAGTCAGGCCTATTTTTCTGCACGTGTTATTCACCTATTCTGGCTACTGAACACCTGAAACAGGCCAGTTTAACAGAAGAAGGAACTCCAAGCATGAAAGAATTGTTGGTATGTAACGGCACCTTGACAAGGTACGGTCAGTTCTTGATCCTGTAGAAGAGCCTCTTGTTAGTTAGGCCAAAGAAAAACATAGGCGGGTGAACAAACAATGCCTTGTTAGAACATGTTTCAAGAAACAAGTAGTCCGCTAAATGGATTCAAGAATTTAGGACTAACTCCCAACACACGACATGACATGACAGAGCTGTAATGTTCATATAACTCTATACATCATATGTGGCCAGCTGAACAATAAGGTTAAGCAGAATAAGCAGTGAAAAAGATGAAGAGGATGGAGAATTAAGACTCTGACCTGAGCAGAAAAGAATGGTCAACTTTGTCCCTACAGTAATGTCAAACCATGTTGTAGTGATTTATTCACATTGTGTTTCTAGATCAACTTGAGCTTCATTGTAATCTGGCTCTCAGTTGCGCCGCGTGACACATAACCAGGTCCGGTCCTTCTCTAGTGAACCTTCCTCAGAGACAACAGGGATATGCCACTGACCATTCTCAGATTCCTGAGTTTCACAGAGAACAGATGGAATAATTATGAAGTCTGTCCAGATAACAAAAATTTAAAAGGCTACAATTACATGCAACTGATTGAAGGCTTTAATAGCAATGAAGATCGTTTTTGTGCATAAATAGGGGCTAGTTCAGGCAATTCTTGACAACTGAAGGTCAAATCTGAACTAGAGATATTACGGCCAGTTCACTTAATTTTTCAGTCAAATACTATGGTATGTCTACACAATACGAAAATATAATATTTCTTCAGTAGTTAAATTCAAACCTGAATTACAACTGAGCAAGGAGGAGGCATTTGAAGTGTAACACAACTGTCCTCAAAATTGAAGCGTACCTGTTAGTGAAGATGACACCATAAAATGAGCTCTGTTGCGAGTACACAATGATCTATAGATATATTGAAAGTGTTCATACAGATGTATATTTGCAGAGTGAATCTTAAATAAAATAAGATAAGTATATTTCTCTCGAGGTTTCAGGGTAAAACTATGTAGCACGTCAACCCTTGATAACTTCTTGGCATTATCATATTTTCTAAATTTACTTAAAAGGTATAAACAAATATCACCAAAACAGATCCACACCTGATGCCTTTCCTTCCATTTGGGGAAGAAATCTCTTTCCAAGAGCTGAAATGTGTGGTCTCTCATTTCATCATTGGTAACCATCAAGCATTTGCATCTGATAGCAGCATACAACCAGTACCTGAACTATATGCCAAAATATTACATATTGTACATATACAGATGAAGATTTTCAAAACTTCAGCTGTGGAAGGCAAATAACTAAAACAACTCCTTCTAAGGAGCAACTAATGCAATGGTTTATCAGAGACAAGTTGTACATCAATATTCAAAACATTGAGAAAATGGAAAATTCAGATATATCATAAATAGTAGACACATTAAATAAGGAGAACTAATTTTCAATCTTCAGGGGGGACAGTTGCTGTACAGCTTCCTATAGCATCTAAAAAGTAGAAAAGCTTACCAATCATCATTTGAGCCAGTAGGGGTTGCATAAATAGCATTAGAAAGCTTCCACTTTTCCACCAACTTACGATTAGAAGGCTTTTGCATGCGCTCTCCAGTGAGATGTCGGTTATGCACAACTATCAAAGGGAGCTTTCTTGATTGAAATCTTTGCCGTATAACATCAGCAACAATATTAATCTGTCCAGTTAAAAAAAGATAGAGGCCTAGTATTTTAGATATATGTTatacaagaagaagaaaatatttATCACAATATACATGCCTTACTCAAGGAAATATGCTTATGGCTAAAAAGGCCAACGTTGGCACCATCCACAACTGCATCAAAAGGGCCATgcttttccaaccatttctgaATATAGAAAAATACAGCGAAAAAGTCAAGCTAAATGGTTAATTAAGAGAAAGGATATGGACTACACACACCACTGGAAAGCTCTATTGATCATGATTCACACGCTGTAAGAACTATTTATGATTTAAAGATGATAATTCTTTTTCCAACAAAGAGGCTGCAAGTTGGCTAAAAATTAATTGCAATAAAGAGAAACTAAGATATTGTGGCATATGAAATTTTCTAGTTTGCACACTGCTTAATAAAATAATGCACAGTATTCATTAAATATACAAAATGAGATGGAGAAttgttatatttatatttagttTACAATTGGATATAATTCTGAGCATACATAATTTACTCAATATTGAAAACCCATCTAATTTTGTATCCTTTCATGCTGTAAACCTTGGCTTCAATCTACACTTACGGAAATATTTAGTGTAATTTAATCAAGGCATAATATTGATGACATGTATTGGTAAATGCACAGCCTAGTAAAAATAGCATTTACGGTGTTCAGAGATAGATGACCTGAAAGTTATCAAAGTTtgatctcctctctcttttgATAGCTAATTTTGCCACCAATGTGGCAAAATCTTCTGTTTCTTTTGGATCAAGATCTATAATAGTCAATTTTTCTCCACAAGCAAGGCATGCACCATTCCTGTCGATGTGCGAGTGTGATATGGTCCATTTCCCCCTTCCTAACCATCCTAACCCATGCCAACCCCCACCATTGTTCTCAATAGCTTTTGTTATAGCACCTGAATCCCATTTTCTCTTCCCCACTTTAGATGCTGTTGGGCTCTGAAACCAATCCTCAAGTAGTTTAGCTGTGGTTGAAGATGCTTGTCTGACAGTAGTCCTGAACTTATGCAACAAATAATAAACCTTGTCTCCTTGTTGTGCGGCCACACTAGCCTTGAGAAGTGTCTCCAACTCAGGCTCTTCAGGTCTGACACCAGACTCCAACATATGTGCTTCCACCTCAAATGCTTTCTCAACATTGCCGCTATTGCAGAATGCCGTCAAAGCAGGACCATATGACCGCAACTTTGGCGCAATACCTTGATCCTTCATTTGCTTCACAACATCAAAGGCCATGTCACCGTTGCCCATGGACATCGCCATACGAGCCACTGCAGTCAGAGCAGACTCATTCATGGGAACTTTCTCTTCCTCCGAGCGCATCTTCTCAAATATCTCAAACCCTCGAGTTCTTGCATACTCCCTCAGCTCATCACTCACTGGAATTCGACTCGGTTTCTCCGTCCCATCATCCGAAGCAAACAAATCGGTCTTGTTTCCCTCCTGATCTTCAGAGTGGCCTTCAGATTGTACATCGTCTCCCTCCAAATTTCCCACGCTTTGAGTAGACGATGAATGTAACTGCCCAATACTAGCAATCCCACTACCGGCATTGCCACTTTTCGCCGGTTGCACAAACCCAAGCGCCGCAGAAGAACACAGGTAAAGGAGCACGCTGTAGTGATGCTGCCCCATTTTGATCCCTTCCTTCACCGCAGAATCATACAGGTTGATGGCTCCAATCACGTCTCCCCTCTTCGAGCACATGTCCAGCTCGACTCTCAGCTTGACTTCGTTCTCACCACCCTTGgctttcttcttccccttcctgcTGGCATTGCCACCACTACCGTTACTCTGGCATCTCCCCGAATTTCCAGCCTTTCCAGATTCCCGCGCTTGCGTTTCGCCTCTCGTCCAGCGCCTGCCCTCCCTGCGTTGTTTGAGATCCCCACCCCTCCTCGTTCCCTGAACCTCCCCGTCGTCGGCGGCATGTTGTCCTCCGCGCGCGGGCctgtcctcccctctcctccacggcctcgcgccgccgccatgacgGCCCCGCCCATGCCGCCCCGCCGTGCCGGCCTCCCGTGTGGCCACGCCGACCTGCGCCGTCGCGCCTTTAGCGCCAGCTCCCTCGGCGGCTCTCGGGCCGGCGACGCGGTCTCCCTGGGGCATTACGTCGAGCACCTGGCGCGCGTGGCACgagagcggcgggaggaggagtcGCCTGAGGGAAGCAGCGGGGGATGATGAGGTGGTggctgggaggaggaagaggagatgaggaggaggaacgAAGAGGGGCGCCATGGCCATGGCGCGCTGCCATCGCAGCGGGAGAGCAGCGGGTGAGGTTTTAACGAAGGTCAGGAGCGAACAGGATAAGGTTCTGTGATGCATGAGCGGCCGGGTTTACCGTCTAATCCTATTTATTTCTCAGCTTTATTtctaagttttaaaatttaaattctatcaCATGAACTAATATACACGCGTGCCAGTTAATTCACGGATTTGCTAAATGACATTCGGCGGATAATTTAGGAACAAAATCTTTACAGATTCTAAACCGTGATTCGTGTTTGTGCTCCTTCTCTAACTTTGGTGACCTCCACCCTTTCTCCAGTGCCGACGAACAAAAGAGGACATAGATTAGTGTTTGTGTTTGGGTTTGGGAAGCACGAAAAGAAGGGTTTTCCTAAGGGTCTAGAGGGGTGTGACATCCTTACCCAATTAGAATTTGACATGTGCGGCCTATGAGAGATGTGTGCtcatatttaatactccctccaatttcaaattataacttgttttgactttggtcaaaattaagCTACTTCAAATTTGATTAAGCttgtagacaaatatagtaatatttacaacatcaaattagtttcattaaatctgtaattgaatatatttttataatatatttatcttgggattaaaaatattattattattttctacaaatttgattaaatttgaaaaagTTTGATTTTAATTAAAGTCAAAACTACTTATAGTCTGAAACGCAGGGAGTACCACCTTACTAGTTTAACAAGGGTAGAACCAACTTATAAGATCTTGTCCCTCCAACTATGTCGTATACTTTGGTGGCAAGGGCAAATCAGAGTGACTAATTTAGAAGCAACAAACTAGAGGTAGCGGATCCGAGGGCTCCTCGCCGTCAGACAGAGAAGACGATGGGGCAGGGCACCTCGACATCGATGTCttgaggggagaggggagggggggaggctGACTAGAAGGAGATGGAACAAATCTCAAAGTAAATCTAATGATCTAGTATTTGTACAATGTCGGGTGGATTTTCCATCATAAGTTGTGTAGACCGCCCTTGATAGTTCTAGTTCATTCTCACCTACCGCTACAGCATACCTATTtgctcaaattattttttttacttcataCAAATTATCATCCAGCGTAGGAAAAACTTCAGAGACCATACTTTTGAACTAATAAGAAATTCTACGTGACTTTCATGGGAAACAGTTTTTTCCCTTCAAAATTCACGTAAAATTGCAACATTACAAACGAGGCCCCAAAGACGCCGAATGAACCTTCCAAAGTAAGTAATCTGTTTC of the Oryza sativa Japonica Group chromosome 2, ASM3414082v1 genome contains:
- the LOC4328994 gene encoding proteinaceous RNase P 1, chloroplastic/mitochondrial isoform X1, which translates into the protein MHHRTLSCSLLTFVKTSPAALPLRWQRAMAMAPLFVPPPHLLFLLPATTSSSPAASLRRLLLPPLSCHARQVLDVMPQGDRVAGPRAAEGAGAKGATAQVGVATREAGTAGRHGRGRHGGGARPWRRGEDRPARGGQHAADDGEVQGTRRGGDLKQRREGRRWTRGETQARESGKAGNSGRCQSNGSGGNASRKGKKKAKGGENEVKLRVELDMCSKRGDVIGAINLYDSAVKEGIKMGQHHYSVLLYLCSSAALGFVQPAKSGNAGSGIASIGQLHSSSTQSVGNLEGDDVQSEGHSEDQEGNKTDLFASDDGTEKPSRIPVSDELREYARTRGFEIFEKMRSEEEKVPMNESALTAVARMAMSMGNGDMAFDVVKQMKDQGIAPKLRSYGPALTAFCNSGNVEKAFEVEAHMLESGVRPEEPELETLLKASVAAQQGDKVYYLLHKFRTTVRQASSTTAKLLEDWFQSPTASKVGKRKWDSGAITKAIENNGGGWHGLGWLGRGKWTISHSHIDRNGACLACGEKLTIIDLDPKETEDFATLVAKLAIKRERRSNFDNFQKWLEKHGPFDAVVDGANVGLFSHKHISLSKINIVADVIRQRFQSRKLPLIVVHNRHLTGERMQKPSNRKLVEKWKLSNAIYATPTGSNDDWYWLYAAIRCKCLMVTNDEMRDHTFQLLERDFFPKWKERHQVRFNFEDSCVTLQMPPPCSVVIQESENGQWHIPVVSEEGSLEKDRTWLCVTRRN
- the LOC4328994 gene encoding proteinaceous RNase P 1, chloroplastic/mitochondrial isoform X2; protein product: MHHRTLSCSLLTFVKTSPAALPLRWQRAMAMAPLFVPPPHLLFLLPATTSSSPAASLRRLLLPPLSCHARQVLDVMPQGDRVAGPRAAEGAGAKGATAQVGVATREAGTAGRHGRGRHGGGARPWRRGEDRPARGGQHAADDGEVQGTRRGGDLKQRREGRRWTRGETQARESGKAGNSGRCQSNGSGGNASRKGKKKAKGGENEVKLRVELDMCSKRGDVIGAINLYDSAVKEGIKMGQHHYSVLLYLCSSAALGFVQPAKSGNAGSGIASIGQLHSSSTQSVGNLEGDDVQSEGHSEDQEGNKTDLFASDDGTEKPSRIPVSDELREYARTRGFEIFEKMRSEEEKVPMNESALTAVARMAMSMGNGDMAFDVVKQMKDQGIAPKLRSYGPALTAFCNSGNVEKAFEVEAHMLESGVRPEEPELETLLKASVAAQQGDKVYYLLHKFRTTVRQASSTTAKLLEDWFQSPTASKVGKRKWDSGAITKAIENNGGGWHGLGWLGRGKWTISHSHIDRNGACLACGEKLTIIDLDPKETEDFATLVAKLAIKRERRSNFDNFQKWLEKHGPFDAVVDGANVGLFSHKHISLSKINIVADVIRQRFQSRKLPLIVVHNRHLTGERMQKPSNRKLVEKWKLSNAIYATPTGSNDDCSGTGCMLLSDANA